A part of Setaria viridis chromosome 8, Setaria_viridis_v4.0, whole genome shotgun sequence genomic DNA contains:
- the LOC117833034 gene encoding prefoldin subunit 2, translated as MASKAGGDGKEAINEQVIANTYANMRTEMNQLYTKITELEMEVSEHSLVIGAIEPLDPLRRCYRMIGGILVERTIKEVLPAVNRNKEGLEEVIARMHEALERKKKEITEFELKYKIRIRKADNDAEEGGKKEGTAQGVLVGPAGQ; from the coding sequence ATGGCAAGCAAAGCAGGTGGTGATGGCAAAGAAGCCATAAATGAGCAAGTAATCGCCAACACTTATGCCAACATGCGCACCGAAATGAACCAACTCTACACCAAGATCACGGAGCTGGAGATGGAGGTCAGCGAGCACTCCCTTGTGATCGGCGCGATCGAGCCGCTGGACCCCTTGAGGCGCTGCTACAGGATGATTGGCGGCATCCTGGTGGAGAGGACCATCAAGGAGGTCCTGCCCGCGGTGAATCGCAACAAGGAGGGCCTCGAGGAGGTGATCGCTCGCATGCACGAGGCActtgagaggaagaagaaggagatcacCGAGTTCGAGCTCAAGTACAAGATCAGGATCCGGAAGGCTGACAACGACGCTGAGGAAGGCGGGAAGAAAGAAGGCACTGCGCAGGGAGTTCTTGTTGGTCCTGCTGGGCAGTAA